Proteins from one Rosa chinensis cultivar Old Blush chromosome 7, RchiOBHm-V2, whole genome shotgun sequence genomic window:
- the LOC112180984 gene encoding LOW QUALITY PROTEIN: DNA mismatch repair protein MSH2 (The sequence of the model RefSeq protein was modified relative to this genomic sequence to represent the inferred CDS: substituted 1 base at 1 genomic stop codon), with the protein MDPNFEDQSKLPELKLDAKQSQGFLSFFKTLPHDTRAIRLFDRRDYYTAHGENATFIAKTYYRTTTALRQLGSGSDGLSSVSVSKNMFETIARDLLLERTDHTLEIYEGSGSSWRLVKSGTPGNLGSFEDVLFANNEMQDTPVVVALLPNFRENGCTVGLGYVDLTKRALGLAEFLDDSHFTNLESALVALGCKECLLPVESGKTGEIRALHDALTRCGVMLTERKKSEFKMRDLVQDLSRLVKGTIEPVRDLVSGFEFAPGALGALLSYAELLADESNYGNYNIQRYNLDNYMRLDSAAMRALNILESKTDANKNFSLFGLLNRTCTAGMGKRLLHMWLKQPLLDVQEINSRLDLVQTFVEDPALRQDLRQHLKRISDIERLVHSLEKKRAGLQHVVKLYQSCIRLPYIKSALERYDGEFSSLIKEKYSDPLALWTDDGHLNKFLALVEAAVDLDQLENGEYMIASSYDPALSALKNEQESLAQQIHNLHKQTAKDLDLSIDKALKLDKGTQFGHVFRITKKEEPKIRKKLTTQFIVLETRKDGVKFTNTKLKKLGDQYQRILEEYKNCQKELVNRVVHTASSFSEVFCNVAGLLSELDVLLSFADLASSCPTPYTRPLITPSVINXFFRCGDIILEGSRHPCVEAQDWVNFIPNDCKLVRGKSWFQIITGPNMGGKSTFIRQVGVIILMAQVGSFVPCEKATISIRDCIFARVGAGDCQLRGVSTFMQEMLETASILKGSTDKSLIIIDELGRGTSTYDGFGLAWAICEHLVEVINAPTLFATHFHELTALAQENAVHEPNMKQIVGVANYHVSAHIDSSSRKLTMLYKVEPGACDQSFGIQVAEFANFPESVVALAREKAAELEDFTPTAVIPNDAREEVGSKRKREYDSDDMSRGAARARKFLKEFSEMPLDTMDVQQALQIVNKMKDDLQTEAVNSQWLQQFF; encoded by the exons ATGGATCCCAATTTCGAGGACCAGAGCAAGCTTCCGGAGCTTAAATTAG ATGCCAAGCAATCTCAAGGGTTTTTGTCATTCTTCAAAACCCTCCCCCAT GACACAAGAGCTATTCGATTGTTTGATCGTCGG GACTACTATACTGCGCATGGTGAAAATGCTACTTTCATTGCAAAGACCTATTATCGTACCACCACCGCTCTGCGACAACTGGGTAGTGGATCTGATGGCCTATCCAGTGTGAGTGTTAGTAAGAACATGTTTGAAACAATTGCCCGTGATCTTCTACTGGAAAGAACAGACCATACTCTTGAGATTTATGAGGGTAGTGGCTCAAGTTGGAGACTTGTGAAAAGTGGAACGCCTGGAAATCTTGGAAGTTTTGAAGATGTATTATTTGCGAACAATGAGATGCAGGATACCCCCGTGGTTGTTGCACTATTACCTAACTTCCGTGAAAATGGTTGTACAGTGGGGTTAGGATATGTTGATCTAACTAAACGAGCACTTGGGTTAGCTGAATTTCTTGATGATAGCCACTTCACAAATTTGGAATCAGCTTTAGTTGCACTTGGTTGCAAGGAATGCCTTCTGCCTGTAGAGAGTGGGAAAACCGGTGAAATCAGAGCATTGCATGATGCATTGACTCGATGTGGTGTGATGTTAACTGAGAGAAAAAAGAGTGAATTTAAGATGAGGGATTTGGTTCAGGATCTCAGTCGGCTTGTCAAAGGAACTATTGAACCAGTTCGAGATTTAGTTTCTGGATTTGAGTTTGCACCTGGTGCATTGGGGGCATTGCTCTCTTATGCAGAACTACTTGCTGATGAGAGCAATTATGGAAACTATAACATCCAAAGATATAATCTTGATAACTATATGAGGTTGGATTCTGCTGCTATGAGGGCACTTAATATCCTGGAAAGCAAAACTGATGCAAACAAAAATTTCAGTTTGTTTGGTCTTCTGAATAGAACCTGTACTGCTGGAATGGGTAAACGATTACTGCACATGTGGCTAAAACAGCCTTTATTAGATGTACAGGAAATCAATTCCAGGTTAGATTTGGTACAAACATTTGTGGAGGATCCTGCGCTTCGCCAAGATCTGAGGCAGCATCTGAAACGAATCTCAGACATTGAACGACTGGTGCACAGTCTTGAGAAGAAAAGAGCTGGTTTGCAGCATGTTGTAAAACTTTATCAG TCATGTATAAGGCTTCCATACATCAAAAGCGCCCTAGAGCGGTATGATGGAGAGTTTTCCTCGCTGATCAAGGAAAAATATTCGGATCCCCTTGCATTATGGACTGATGATGGCCACTTAAATAAGTTTCTTGCTCTAGTGGAAGCTGCTGTTGACCTTGATCAACTGGAGAATGGAGAGTACATGATAGCGTCTAGTTATGATCCTGCTCTTTCTGCACTAAAGAATGAGCAAGAGTCGCTTGCTCAGCAGATACACAATTTGCATAAACAAACTGCTAAGGATCTTGATCTCTCTATAGATAAGGCCTTGAAGTTAGATAAAGGCACACAATTTGGACATGTTTTTAGAATCACAAAGAAGGAAgagccaaaaataaggaaaaagctCACAACACAATTCATTGTCCTGGAAACCCGAAAAGATGGAGTGAAATTCACTAATACTAAGCTTAAAAAGTTAGGGGATCAATATCAGAGAATACTTGAAGAGTATAAAAATTGTCAGAAAGAACTGGTGAACCGAGTTGTTCACACTGCATCCTCTTTCTCAGAG GTGTTTTGTAATGTAGCTGGCTTGCTTTCTGAATTGGATGTGTTACTTAGTTTTGCTGATTTGGCTTCTAGTTGTCCTACTCCTTATACTAGGCCACTCATCACTCCATCGGTAATCAATTAGTTTTTCA GATGTGGGGATATTATACTAGAAGGGAGTAGACATCCTTGTGTGGAGGCTCAGGACTGGGTTAATTTTATACCCAATGATTGTAAACTT GTAAGAGGAAAGAGTTGGTTCCAAATCATTACAGGGCCTAATATGGGTGGAAAATCCACGTTTATCCGGCAG GTTGGTGTGATTATTCTAATGGCACAAGTTGGTTCTTTTGTTCCTTGTGAGAAGGCTACCATTTCTATTCGTGATTGCATTTTTGCTCGAGTGGGTGCTGGTGATTGCCAA CTACGTGGTGTTTCTACCTTTATGCAAGAAATGCTTGAGACTGCATCTATACTGAAAGGATCTACAGATAAGTCACTGATAATCATCGACGAGTTAGGCCGAGGGACATCAACTTATGATGGATTCG GTTTGGCTTGGGCCATTTGCGAGCACCTTGTTGAAGTGATTAATGCACCCACTTTGTTTGCAACTCACTTTCATGAATTGACCGCATTAGCTCAAGAAAATGCTGTTCATGAGCCTAATATGAAGCAAATTGTTGGTGTTGCGAACTATCATGTTAGTGCACATATTGACTCATCAAGCCGCAAGTTGACTATGCTGTACAAG GTTGAGCCAGGGGCATGTGATCAAAGTTTCGGTATCCAGGTTGCAGAATTTGCAAACTTTCCTGAAAGTGTTGTTGCCCTTGCTAGAGAAAAGGCTGCTGAATTggaggatttcactcctactgCCGTCATTCCAAATGATGCTAGAGAAGAG GTTGGATCCAAGCGCAAGAGAGAGTATGATTCTGATGACATGTCTAGAGGAGCAGCTCGTGCACGCAAGTTTTTGAAGGAGTTCTCTGAAATGCCATTAGATACAATGGATGTACAGCAGGCTTTGCAAATAGTTAACAAGATGAAGGATGACTTGCAAACGGAGGCAGTAAACAGCCAATGGCTACAACAGTTTTTCTAG
- the LOC112177043 gene encoding uncharacterized protein LOC112177043 isoform X1: MMNWRRVLKSVQALAAHSLLFTFTLLLVLKLDHIVSYSWWIIFFPLWIFHAVVARGRFSLPAPSVPHSRHWAPCHAVVATPLLIAFELLLCIYLESRYVHSFAAVNLKVVFLPLLAFEVIILIDNFRMCKALMPGDDENMNDEAIWETLPHFWVAISMVFFVAATVFTMLKLSGHVNALGWWDLFINFSIAECFAFLVCTKWSNPVIHRNSQIRVATSSSTTIRYLDWNSGLVVSAEEDQHQDRMCGLQDIGGHVMKIPVIGFQVLLCMRLEGTPDRARHIPLPVLFSPLFLLQGVGVIFAASRLVEKIVLLLRSGAGTGLYFRFSSRAHDCLGFLHHGSRLLGWWSIDEGSCEEHARLFHEGASGYNTFCGYPPEIVKKMPKKDLTEEVWRLQAALGEQTEITKYSQQEYERLQNEKVLCRVCFEGDISVVLLPCRHRVLCSTCCDKCKKCPICRVSIEERLPVYDV; encoded by the exons ATGATGAACTGGCGGAGAGTGTTGAAGTCCGTCCAGGCCTTAGCAGCCCACAGCCTGCTATTCACCTTCACGCTCTTGCTCGTTCTCAAGCTCGACCACATCGTCTCCTACTCTTGGTG gataattttttttccacttTGGATATTTCATGCAGTTGTTGCCCGAGGAAGATTCTCACTACCCGCTCCATCAGTTCCACACAGTCGTCAT TGGGCGCCATGTCATGCTGTTGTGGCCACACCATTGCTTATTGCATTTGAGTTGCTCCTCTGTATATATCTTGAAAGTCGTTATG TTCACAGTTTTGCAGCTGTCAACTTAAAGGTTGTCTTTCTTCCCTTACTGGCATTCGAAGTAATTATTCTCATTGACAATTTCAG AATGTGTAAGGCTCTAATGCCAGGGGATGATGAAAACATGAATGATGAGGCAATATGGGAGACACTTCCT CATTTCTGGGTTGCAATCTCCATGGTTTTCTTTGTTGCTGCTACAGTCTTCACCATGCTCAAGTTATCTG GTCATGTAAATGCCCTTGGCTGGTGGGATTTATTTATAAACTTTAG TATTGCAGAGTGCTTTGCGTTTCTTGTCTGTACAAAGTGGTCTAATCCAGTAATTCATCGAAATTCCCAAATAAGAGTAGCTACTTCATCTTCTACAACTATTAGATATCTTGACTGGAACAGCGGTCTAGTAGTTTCTGCAGAAGAGGATCAGCATCAAGATAGAATGTGTGGTCTGCAAGACATTGGCGGGCATGTTATGAAAATTCCGGTGATTGGTTTTCAAGTTCTCCTTTGTATGCGCCTTGAG GGAACCCCTGATCGTGCTAGACATATCCCACTTCCGGTTCTATTCTCTCCTCTTTTTCTACTACAAGGTGTTGGTGTAATATTTGCTGCATCTAGGTTGGTGGAGAAAATTGTACTTCTACTGCGTAGTGGAGCTGGCACAGGATTATATTTTAGATTTTCTTCCAGAGCACACGATTGCTTGGGGTTTTTGCACCATGGTTCCAG GCTACTTGGCTGGTGGTCAATAGATGAAGGAAGTTGTGAGGAACATGCCCGACTGTTTCATGAGGGGGCTTCAGG ATACAACACTTTCTGTGGTTATCCACCTGAGATAGTGAAGAAAATGCCTAAAAAGGATCTCACTGAAGAG GTATGGAGACTTCAAGCAGCTCTTGGTGAACAGACAGAAATCACAAAATACAGTCAGCAGGAGTATGAAAGACTTCAAAAT GAAAAAGTGTTATGCCGTGTTTGCTTTGAGGGAGATATCAGTGTGGTCCTGCTACCATGTAGGCATCGTGTTCTTTGCAG TACCTGCTGTGACAAGTGTAAAAAATGCCCAATATGCCGTGTTTCTATTGAGGAGCGCTTACCTGTGTATGATGTCTAG
- the LOC112177043 gene encoding uncharacterized protein LOC112177043 isoform X2 yields the protein MMNWRRVLKSVQALAAHSLLFTFTLLLVLKLDHIVSYSWWIIFFPLWIFHAVVARGRFSLPAPSVPHSRHWAPCHAVVATPLLIAFELLLCIYLESRYAVNLKVVFLPLLAFEVIILIDNFRMCKALMPGDDENMNDEAIWETLPHFWVAISMVFFVAATVFTMLKLSGHVNALGWWDLFINFSIAECFAFLVCTKWSNPVIHRNSQIRVATSSSTTIRYLDWNSGLVVSAEEDQHQDRMCGLQDIGGHVMKIPVIGFQVLLCMRLEGTPDRARHIPLPVLFSPLFLLQGVGVIFAASRLVEKIVLLLRSGAGTGLYFRFSSRAHDCLGFLHHGSRLLGWWSIDEGSCEEHARLFHEGASGYNTFCGYPPEIVKKMPKKDLTEEVWRLQAALGEQTEITKYSQQEYERLQNEKVLCRVCFEGDISVVLLPCRHRVLCSTCCDKCKKCPICRVSIEERLPVYDV from the exons ATGATGAACTGGCGGAGAGTGTTGAAGTCCGTCCAGGCCTTAGCAGCCCACAGCCTGCTATTCACCTTCACGCTCTTGCTCGTTCTCAAGCTCGACCACATCGTCTCCTACTCTTGGTG gataattttttttccacttTGGATATTTCATGCAGTTGTTGCCCGAGGAAGATTCTCACTACCCGCTCCATCAGTTCCACACAGTCGTCAT TGGGCGCCATGTCATGCTGTTGTGGCCACACCATTGCTTATTGCATTTGAGTTGCTCCTCTGTATATATCTTGAAAGTCGTTATG CTGTCAACTTAAAGGTTGTCTTTCTTCCCTTACTGGCATTCGAAGTAATTATTCTCATTGACAATTTCAG AATGTGTAAGGCTCTAATGCCAGGGGATGATGAAAACATGAATGATGAGGCAATATGGGAGACACTTCCT CATTTCTGGGTTGCAATCTCCATGGTTTTCTTTGTTGCTGCTACAGTCTTCACCATGCTCAAGTTATCTG GTCATGTAAATGCCCTTGGCTGGTGGGATTTATTTATAAACTTTAG TATTGCAGAGTGCTTTGCGTTTCTTGTCTGTACAAAGTGGTCTAATCCAGTAATTCATCGAAATTCCCAAATAAGAGTAGCTACTTCATCTTCTACAACTATTAGATATCTTGACTGGAACAGCGGTCTAGTAGTTTCTGCAGAAGAGGATCAGCATCAAGATAGAATGTGTGGTCTGCAAGACATTGGCGGGCATGTTATGAAAATTCCGGTGATTGGTTTTCAAGTTCTCCTTTGTATGCGCCTTGAG GGAACCCCTGATCGTGCTAGACATATCCCACTTCCGGTTCTATTCTCTCCTCTTTTTCTACTACAAGGTGTTGGTGTAATATTTGCTGCATCTAGGTTGGTGGAGAAAATTGTACTTCTACTGCGTAGTGGAGCTGGCACAGGATTATATTTTAGATTTTCTTCCAGAGCACACGATTGCTTGGGGTTTTTGCACCATGGTTCCAG GCTACTTGGCTGGTGGTCAATAGATGAAGGAAGTTGTGAGGAACATGCCCGACTGTTTCATGAGGGGGCTTCAGG ATACAACACTTTCTGTGGTTATCCACCTGAGATAGTGAAGAAAATGCCTAAAAAGGATCTCACTGAAGAG GTATGGAGACTTCAAGCAGCTCTTGGTGAACAGACAGAAATCACAAAATACAGTCAGCAGGAGTATGAAAGACTTCAAAAT GAAAAAGTGTTATGCCGTGTTTGCTTTGAGGGAGATATCAGTGTGGTCCTGCTACCATGTAGGCATCGTGTTCTTTGCAG TACCTGCTGTGACAAGTGTAAAAAATGCCCAATATGCCGTGTTTCTATTGAGGAGCGCTTACCTGTGTATGATGTCTAG